The sequence below is a genomic window from Desulfobulbus oligotrophicus.
TTTTTTTTACTTCAAATCGGGGATGAAGGATGCTGTTGGTCAAGGCGCCATCGTTGGTCATCAGCAATGCTCCTTCGGTCTCAATGTCCAGTCGCCCAACCGGAAAAAGACGAAGCGGGATGTCGGCCACGAGATCAGTGACAACAGGTCGCCCCTGCGGATCCGAGAGCGTAGTGACATAGCCGGCAGGTTTATTGAGCAGGATGTACACTCTGTGCTCAAAAGAGATCTGTTTACCATCAAAGGTGATGATGTCCCGTAATGGATGGGCTTTGCAGCCCATATTTGTGACGACTTGTCCGTTCACCTGAATCCGGCCTTCACGAATGAGCTGCTCTGCACCACGGCGAGAGGCAAGTCCCGCCTTGGCCAGGATCTTTTGCAGTCGTTCCTCCACCAGGCTATGCATCTGAGGACAGTGATCCGGATGATTTACAAGACGGATTCAATGGAATTGTCTGGGAAGAAGTGCGGCGATCCGGTCATCGACCTGTTGTTTGGTGGCAGGGTCAACTTCTAGGACCTCAGTGTACCAGGGTTTCATTCGACAATCAAAGACGATCGGCGGTTCAAGACCGACATGAAAACGATGGACGGTTTGTTCTCGTCCATGGATATCAGCAGCCGGTTCAAAACGGGTGAAGAACGTCCAGAGAAATTCCTGTAACGAGCAGGTCGCCTCTTTTGTCGAGTCAACGAGCAGAATGACTGGCCATGGAGCTACTCCGGCATGACGGGCCAAATGCAAGGCGAGCTGAGGTGCGTTTTCATACGACTCACCTTGAACGACCAGGGTGCCGGGAAGGAAAGTCAAAGGATGACTGCAGTGCTCCGGCAGGGATCCGGAAAATGCAGTGGGCAGATCACGGAGTTTTTCCCGGCCGAGACCAAGCATCATGGCTTTGGAACCTTTGTTAACCGATGGTCCTGTATAATCCAGGGTGTCCTGGGATACGTTGGCAAAGATAAATAAATCACGCTGCCAGTGAATACGTTCCAGAATGTGCTGCCAGAGTTTTGGAAAGTCTGCAACATCAATGCTGCCATCGGTCAGAAGGAGAAACTTGGTTAAAGAAAGTTGTCCCTCGCCAAGAATCCGCAAACCCGCAGCAAAGGCTTCGCGAGGATACCGGTCGGTAACTCTTGCTGCTGCCAGGCAGTGAAAACCGGTCTCTCCAAAAGTTTTCAACTGCACAACCCCTTTCATAACAAGCGGGAACAGTGGAGAAAGCAGCTCCTGAAGGAAATCGCCGATAAAAAAATCTTCCTGCCTGGGGCGACCGACAACAGTGGCCGGGTAGATGGCATCGCGTCGATGGTACAGGTGTGTTGTCTGAAAGACCGGGTAGTCATGCTGCAATGAGTTGTAGCCGTAATGATCTCCAAATGGTCCTTCCGGTCGGCGGAGATGGGGGGGAACCGAACCTTTGATGGCAAATTCAGCTTCAGCAATAAGCGGATGTCCACCAAGGGGATCAGTGACCATATGCAACTTGCTTCCCTGCAGCAAAGAGGCAAGGAGTAACTCTGGTATATTTTCAGGTAAAGGGGCTATGGCGGCAAGTATGAGAGCCGGAGGCCCGCCAATGTAGAGGGTCAGGGGAAGGGGTTGGTTTTTTTGTTCAGCAGCGAGATAGTGATATCCTCCCCCTTTGTGGATTTGCCAGTGGATGCCGGTGGTGGTGTCATCAAATCTTTGGGTCCGATACATCCCCAGGTTATGTCCTAAACCATCCGGATGCTCAGTGTACACCAAAGGCAGGGTCACAAAGGCTCCTCCATCAGAATGCCAGGATGTGAGCATAGGCAATTCCGTAAGCCGCGCCGGTTGTTGTCGACATTCAAGTATCGGGCCTTTTTTAACCGTTTTCAGGCCGACACGAGCGCCCTGTAGAAGCAGGTCGCGAGCCTGCCAGAGTGTTTGCAGGGACGGTGGCATGGAATGGTTCACCAGATCAACCAGCCGCTGCACAAAATCAAGTGGTCGACGGCCGAAAGCCAGTTCCAGCCGTTGATTGGTCCCGAAAAGATTTGTTACCACTGGGAAGGTAGAGTGCTTTACTCGTGTAAAAAGAAGGGCCGGTCCTCCTTGGGCGATGACTCTTCGATGAATTTCAGCTATTTCCAGGTACGGATCAACCGGTGCGTCAATGGTGAGCAGTTGATTATTTTTTTTAAGTAAATCAATATATTGGCGTAGATCGGTCGGATAGTGCATGCGGTATGATTGAGTGCTGTTTGTTCTGGGCAATCAGTGGTGCTGATGCTCTTCGTTGAGAAAGAGCCGGTGATACTCATCACTGCTCAGGTGGTTGCGCATGATCACTGTCAGGAGATCAACCACCTGGTGGATCTCTTCCTCGCTCATGCGGGGTACCAAAGAGGAGAGAAGGTTCGTATCACTGAACTGACGCAGAAAGGTGATAAGCGATTTTTCGTCGGTAGTGCGGTCAAGTCCAAAAAACATCTTCTTACCCTGCCAGAAATTTCCACCAGACTTTCCGGCTGCGCGGACCATCAAACTCACAGAAGAAAAGACGTTGCCAGGTACCGAGTTGTAACCGCCTGTTCTGCAGTATCAGGGTTACAGAGGAGGCGGTAACAGCGGTCATAAGATGAGCCGGTGAATTACCTTCACCATGAAGGTATGGGTAGTCCGAAGGGATGATCCGAGACAGTGCGCCAAGAATATCTTTTTGCACATCCGGATCAGCTCCCTCGTTAATCAACAGGCCAGCCGTTGTATGTGGGTTGTAGAGAATAACGATGCCGTCCTTACAGTCGAAAGAGGACACCTCGTGTTGCAAGCGGTTGGTTATGTCTATCATCTCCAACCGCTTGCCGGTGATAACAGCTATCTCGCCCCGAACCATGGTCGGCTCACTGCACTGCGTACGATCTTACCGGAGTTGCCATGTACCGTACTGGTCACGACAGGCAGTGCTGTATGTCTTCTGACGTTTACCGTCGATAATCGCTTCAATCTCAGCGCGTCGACACACCTGGCTGGAGCTCGCATCCTGATAGGCCGGCTGCGGTGTTACCGCATATTGGTTACCGCTGTCCGGATTTACCCAGGAAGAGCGCTGGTTGGACATACCTCGTTCATACGCATGGTTCAGCTGTTCACGGTCATATTTATCCATTTCGTTGCCAACAATATAACCGAGCATGCCGCCTACAGCTGCCCCGATGAGGGTTGCGCCTGTATTATGGCCAATTGCCTGGCCGATGAGAGCACCTGCTGCTGCACCACCGGCCGCACCTGTTTGCCCCCTTGTGGCACAGGAAGAGAGGAGTAAAAGGGCCAGTAATGCAAAAATACTCAAGTGTTTCATAATCATTCTCCAATCGTGCAAGACGTTTTTGTTAAAGAGTCAGGGAGTTTTCTACTTGTCTGCACTCCCAGATGCTTTAGGGCCTCAGTTCGGGCAATCAGATTGCCCCGGCCGGTGCTTA
It includes:
- a CDS encoding glycine zipper domain-containing protein; amino-acid sequence: MKHLSIFALLALLLLSSCATRGQTGAAGGAAAGALIGQAIGHNTGATLIGAAVGGMLGYIVGNEMDKYDREQLNHAYERGMSNQRSSWVNPDSGNQYAVTPQPAYQDASSSQVCRRAEIEAIIDGKRQKTYSTACRDQYGTWQLR
- a CDS encoding UbiD family decarboxylase — its product is MHYPTDLRQYIDLLKKNNQLLTIDAPVDPYLEIAEIHRRVIAQGGPALLFTRVKHSTFPVVTNLFGTNQRLELAFGRRPLDFVQRLVDLVNHSMPPSLQTLWQARDLLLQGARVGLKTVKKGPILECRQQPARLTELPMLTSWHSDGGAFVTLPLVYTEHPDGLGHNLGMYRTQRFDDTTTGIHWQIHKGGGYHYLAAEQKNQPLPLTLYIGGPPALILAAIAPLPENIPELLLASLLQGSKLHMVTDPLGGHPLIAEAEFAIKGSVPPHLRRPEGPFGDHYGYNSLQHDYPVFQTTHLYHRRDAIYPATVVGRPRQEDFFIGDFLQELLSPLFPLVMKGVVQLKTFGETGFHCLAAARVTDRYPREAFAAGLRILGEGQLSLTKFLLLTDGSIDVADFPKLWQHILERIHWQRDLFIFANVSQDTLDYTGPSVNKGSKAMMLGLGREKLRDLPTAFSGSLPEHCSHPLTFLPGTLVVQGESYENAPQLALHLARHAGVAPWPVILLVDSTKEATCSLQEFLWTFFTRFEPAADIHGREQTVHRFHVGLEPPIVFDCRMKPWYTEVLEVDPATKQQVDDRIAALLPRQFH
- a CDS encoding pseudouridine synthase, with protein sequence MHSLVEERLQKILAKAGLASRRGAEQLIREGRIQVNGQVVTNMGCKAHPLRDIITFDGKQISFEHRVYILLNKPAGYVTTLSDPQGRPVVTDLVADIPLRLFPVGRLDIETEGALLMTNDGALTNSILHPRFEVKKTYEALVSGSPSSSALRHLSQGIEIDGIRTRPAKIRVLNKTHTQTLIEIVIHEGKKRQVRKMFQAVHHKVLHLKRVAYGKLTLGTLASGKYRILTETDIKKIFS
- a CDS encoding secondary thiamine-phosphate synthase enzyme YjbQ: MVRGEIAVITGKRLEMIDITNRLQHEVSSFDCKDGIVILYNPHTTAGLLINEGADPDVQKDILGALSRIIPSDYPYLHGEGNSPAHLMTAVTASSVTLILQNRRLQLGTWQRLFFCEFDGPRSRKVWWKFLAG